In a single window of the Zea mays cultivar B73 chromosome 5, Zm-B73-REFERENCE-NAM-5.0, whole genome shotgun sequence genome:
- the LOC100381289 gene encoding uncharacterized protein LOC100381289, which translates to MKRLLAHGQSGCPSRTLVGRIPALPVLCNNVLPDHRYYSAEKHDDDTTLGEIGDKARSTAEEFLRVAKEKTDDVAEGAKETLHETKEAVVGESDDEKEKFKRRVEEGKYHHQKK; encoded by the exons ATGAAGAGGCTGCTTGCTCATGGCCAGTCCGGTTGCCCTTCCCGGACTTTGGTTGGCAGAATCCCTGCCCTGCCTGTACTTTGCAACAACGTTCTTCCCGACCATAGG TACTATTCAGCCGAGAAACACGATGACGACACCACGCTAGGTGAGATCGGGGATAAGGCAAGGTCGACAGCCGAGGAGTTCCTGAGGGTGGCCAAGGAGAAGACCGACGACGTCGCGGAGGGCGCGAAGGAGACGCTGCACGAGACGAAGGAAGCGGTGGTCGGGGAGTCGGACGACGAGAAGGAGAAGTTCAAAAGGAGGGTGGAGGAGGGGAAGTACCATCATCAGAAGAAATAA
- the LOC103627704 gene encoding uncharacterized protein LOC103627704: MGGDAPGVLVIDAFVGTGNRAPPIKATFSWHPTPPLPRPQESIARSLASFPRGDRRPCCVLLVFPVQRIGTMQRSNSFGTSWADQWDYGGDPSPRARGRQDGGAGGKKQQGGVEKTKAAAATGLRKVKEGTATGFQWIKDKCQKKGGKKQQGAHDGSGIAGY, translated from the coding sequence ATGGGCGGTGATGCTCCTGGGGTCCTGGTCATCGATGCGTTCGTCGGCACAGGTAACCGAGCTCCTCCTATAAAAGCCACATTCTCCTGGCATCCCACGCCTCCCTTGCCTCGACCGCAAGAAAGCATCGCACGGTCTCTTGCATCCTTTCCTCGAGGGGATCGTCGTCCTTGTTGCGTATTGTTGGTGTTTCCGGTTCAGCGGATCGGGACCATGCAGCGCAGCAACTCGTTCGGCACGTCGTGGGCGGACCAGTGGGACTACGGCGGCGACCCGAGCCCCCGCGCGCGCGGCCGGCAGGACGGCGGCGCCGGCGGCAAGAAGCAGCAGGGCGGGGTGGAGAAGACCAAGGCGGCCGCGGCCACGGGGCTCAGGAAGGTCAAGGAGGGCACGGCCACCGGGTTCCAGTGGATCAAGGACAAGTGCCAGAAGAAGGGCGGCAAGAAGCAGCAGGGCGCCCATGACGGCTCCGGGATCGCCGGCTACTAG
- the LOC100285384 gene encoding metalloendoproteinase 1 precursor (The RefSeq protein has 1 frameshift compared to this genomic sequence) — MMDVSQVAAAVALMAFAVAFPASAFPSGFPPGTPPAFPNPWAAFQNLSGCHMGEERQGLAGLKDYLSHFGYLPPPPPSSPFSDAFDQNLEAAIATYQRNFGLNATGALDPSTVSQMVAPRCGVADVINGTSTMARSSSADAHGRHLYAYFPGGPTWPPFRRDLKYAITATSAAASIDRSTLSDVFARAFSRWAAATNLRFAETASESDADITIGFYSGSHGDGEPFDGPLGTLAHAFSPTDGRFHLDAAEAWVAGSDVSRSSATGAVDLESVAVHEIGHLLGLGHSSVPDAIMYPTIRTGTRKVELEADDVQGIQSLYGSNPNFKGATPTSPATSSREMDSSAGAGCRPDRVFVGVVAVAAVGLLLLVL, encoded by the exons ATGATGGATGTATCGCAAGTTGCCGCAGCCGTGGCGCTGATGGCGTTCGCGGTCGCGTTTCCGGCGTCGGCCTTCCCGTCCGGCTTCCCGCCTGGGACGCCACCAGCGTTCCCGAATCCGTGGGCGGCGTTCCAGAACCTGTCTGGCTGTCACATGGGGGAGGAGCGGCAGGGCTTGGCCGGGCTCAAGGACTACCTCAGCCACTTCGGCTacctcccgccgccgccgccgtcgtcccCCTTCAGCGACGCGTTCGACCAGAACCTGGAGGCGGCCATCGCGACGTACCAGCGCAACTTCGGGCTCAACGCCACCGGCGCGCTGGACCCGTCCACCGTCTCGCAGATGGTCGCGCCTCGCTGCGGCGTGGCCGACGTCATCAAC TCCACCATGGCGAGGAGCTCCTCCGCCGACGCCCACGGCAGGCACCTGTACGCCTACTTCCCCGGGGGGCCGACGTGGCCGCCGTTCAGGCGGGACCTCAAGTACGCGATCACCGCGACCTCGGCGGCCGCGTCCATCGACCGGTCCACGTTGAGCGACGTCTTCGCGCGCGCCTTCTCCCGGTGGGCCGCCGCCACCAACCTGCGGTTCGCGGAGACCGCGTCGGAGTCCGACGCCGACATCACCATCGGCTTCTACTCGGGCTCGCacggcgacggcgagccgttcgaCGGGCCCCTGGGCACCCTCGCGCACGCCTTCTCGCCCACGGACGGCCGGTTCCACCTGGACGCCGCGGAGGCGTGGGTGGCCGGCAGCGACGTGTCACGCTCGTCGGCGACCGGGGCGGTGGACCTAGAGTCCGTGGCGGTGCACGAGATCGGCCACCTACTGGGGCTCGGCCACTCCTCGGTGCCGGACGCCATCATGTACCCGACGATCCGGACGGGGACGAGGAAGGTGGAGCTGGAGGCCGACGACGTCCAGGGGATACAGAGCCTGTACGGGAGCAACCCCAATTTCAAGGGCGCGACCCCGACTTCGCCGGCGACGAGCAGCCGCGAGATGGACAGTAGCGCCGGCGCCGGATGCCGACCAGATAGAGTCTTCGTCGGAGTAGTTGCGGTTGCGGCAGTTGGCCTGCTCCTCCTAGTCCTCTAG